GGCTTTCGGGCTTAAATTGAGAAAAGTTCCACAAGAAGAGATTGACAAAAGAGTTAAGGAAGCAGCAGAAATACTTGGACTTCAAGCACTCCTTGACAGAAAACCAAAACAGCTTTCAGGTGGTCAGAGGCAGAGAGTCGCTCTCGGTAGAGCAATAGTGAGAAAACCAAAAGTCTTCCTCTTTGACGAGCCATTGTCAAACCTTGACGCTAAACTCAGAGTTCAAATGAGAGCCGAGATAAGCAAACTACACGCAAGACTAGGTGTTACTACTATCTATGTTACTCACGACCAAGTTGAAGCAATGACATTAGGAACAAGAATAGTCGTTATGAAGGATGGTAAAATACAACAGGCTGGAACTCCTCTAGAGGTTTATTCATCACCTGTCAATAAATTCGTTGCTGGTTTCATCGGTAGCCCACCTATGAATTTCATGGAGGTCACAGTAGAACAGTCTGGAGATAATTATTACATTAATGAAGGTTCCTTCAGAATACTCCTACCAAAAGGCAAGTTTAAGAGTATAGGAGAATACACTGGCAGAAAGGTTATAATGGGTATAAGACCAGAATTTATCTACGATAGAGGAACATATACTGGAAGTGTCAATGAGAATGTGATATCCGCGAATGTAGAAATAACAGAGATACTAGGAGCAGAACAGTATGTCTATTTCGCTACAGAAAAACATCCGTTTATCGCTAGATTTGACCCATTCATCCATGTCAAACTAGGAGAGAGAAGAGAAGTAGTAGTTGATCTAGAAAAACTCATACTCTTTGACTCAGAAACAGAGTTCGTTATAAACTAAAAGACTAACCTTAAGCAATAACTAAACACAGACCGTAGAAGACATAGTATAAACGGATGTACTAGAGTCTTCTAGAATACTCCTAAGCAGTGTGACGAGGTGTTTTTAAGAATACCGTCAGATTGTCCAAAGATTTTGGCGAAAATTTATTGTTCAAGATTGTTGATTATGTATTCTTGATTAAGTTAGGTGATGAAAATAATCAAAGTTTTCTAAAACAGCACAAAGACTCACGTTATCATTTTAGAGTTGGAAAGTTCCTG
This window of the Spirochaetota bacterium genome carries:
- the ugpC gene encoding sn-glycerol-3-phosphate ABC transporter ATP-binding protein UgpC, translated to MAKVILKHVSKIYENGVRAVDDFNLEINDGEFIVIVGPSGCGKTTTLRMVAGLEDISEGELWIDNVLVNNIPPKDRDIAMVFQNYALYPHMTVYKNMAFGLKLRKVPQEEIDKRVKEAAEILGLQALLDRKPKQLSGGQRQRVALGRAIVRKPKVFLFDEPLSNLDAKLRVQMRAEISKLHARLGVTTIYVTHDQVEAMTLGTRIVVMKDGKIQQAGTPLEVYSSPVNKFVAGFIGSPPMNFMEVTVEQSGDNYYINEGSFRILLPKGKFKSIGEYTGRKVIMGIRPEFIYDRGTYTGSVNENVISANVEITEILGAEQYVYFATEKHPFIARFDPFIHVKLGERREVVVDLEKLILFDSETEFVIN